The Euzebyales bacterium genome window below encodes:
- a CDS encoding aromatic ring-hydroxylating dioxygenase subunit alpha: protein MLAPRHTPDDYLRGETYAPTRAPVEYASTLLPDAYRSEQFFAVEQQQVFSRGWFAAAHTTDVAVPGAVRTVSIAGRSIILTRDRDGVLRAFHNVCRHRAAQLVTEESCQLKRFRCPYHSWAYALDGRLLGAPLFEGSGIPVDQQPIFDTGRLPAFDMADYGLLPVSVGAWANLVFVSLEPDPMPLDAWLGDLPDRLAGYRLDEMTVVAEQTYDVAANWKLVAENFMEYYHLPWVHPELVKVSRIEDHHRFQGPGLYTGMSTSPINRDTASGWTALTDAPTLRADDAVSGRFIWILPNVALSVLPNHVFTVLATPMSHDRTLERTTIGLPPHTADDPQIAPALDELATFWDHVNSEDIAIVERVQRGIANPAYTGGRMCYRFEEPLHRFQNMVIDRMVGVDRIPDGDGDDPMFVDVAADRLSAETMIEAADAADGRT, encoded by the coding sequence ATGCTCGCACCCCGTCACACGCCGGACGACTACCTGCGCGGGGAGACGTACGCGCCGACCCGGGCTCCGGTCGAGTACGCAAGCACCCTGCTGCCCGACGCGTACCGGTCCGAACAGTTCTTCGCGGTCGAGCAGCAGCAGGTGTTCTCGCGCGGGTGGTTCGCCGCCGCGCACACGACCGACGTGGCCGTTCCCGGCGCCGTTCGGACGGTCTCGATCGCCGGCCGGTCGATCATCCTGACGCGCGATCGGGACGGCGTGCTGCGCGCGTTCCACAACGTGTGCCGGCACCGCGCGGCGCAGCTCGTGACGGAGGAGTCGTGTCAGCTCAAGCGGTTCCGCTGCCCGTACCACAGCTGGGCCTACGCGCTCGACGGGCGGTTGCTCGGCGCGCCGCTGTTCGAGGGCTCGGGCATACCGGTCGACCAGCAGCCGATCTTCGACACCGGTCGTCTGCCGGCGTTCGACATGGCCGACTACGGCCTGCTGCCCGTCAGCGTCGGGGCGTGGGCGAACCTGGTGTTCGTCAGCCTCGAACCCGATCCGATGCCGCTCGATGCCTGGCTGGGGGACCTGCCCGACCGCCTCGCCGGCTACCGACTCGACGAGATGACGGTCGTCGCGGAGCAGACGTACGACGTCGCGGCCAACTGGAAGCTGGTGGCAGAGAACTTCATGGAGTACTACCACCTGCCGTGGGTCCACCCCGAACTGGTCAAGGTGTCGCGCATCGAGGACCATCACCGCTTCCAGGGGCCCGGCCTGTACACCGGCATGTCGACGTCTCCGATCAACCGCGACACCGCGTCGGGCTGGACCGCGTTGACCGACGCGCCGACGCTCCGTGCTGACGACGCGGTCAGCGGGCGCTTCATCTGGATCCTGCCCAACGTCGCGCTGTCGGTCCTGCCCAACCACGTGTTCACGGTGCTGGCGACGCCGATGTCGCACGACCGCACGCTCGAGCGCACCACGATCGGCCTCCCGCCGCACACGGCTGACGATCCGCAGATCGCACCGGCCCTCGACGAGTTGGCGACGTTCTGGGATCACGTCAACAGTGAGGACATCGCGATCGTCGAACGCGTGCAGCGTGGCATCGCCAATCCCGCGTACACCGGTGGACGGATGTGCTACCGCTTCGAGGAGCCGCTGCACCGCTTCCAGAACATGGTGATCGACCGGATGGTGGGTGTGGACCGGATCCCTGACGGCGACGGCGACGATCCGATGTTCGTCGACGTCGCCGCCGATCGGTTGTCGGCGGAGACGATGATCGAAGCGGCCGACGCCGCCGACGGGCGCACGTGA
- a CDS encoding enoyl-CoA hydratase-related protein translates to MGDAPIRTAHDGRVHTITLASPHNRNALSRPLLTGLRTALGAVAADDQAQLVVLRAEGPAFCAGADLQEAAAADAAAQAATSDRMLGVLRAIVTLPVPVLAVVHGPVRAGGIGLVAACDLAVASADATFAAGEVRLGLAPAVISTVVVPRLSDRDASLLLLGAGTIAAPEAAEVGLVTAAVPPHDLDAKVADVIEQLCASPRQGLVATKRLLNRSLVARIDADGPAMAELSANLFQSEVAQSRFRQFLGG, encoded by the coding sequence GTGGGTGACGCTCCGATCCGCACCGCGCACGACGGCCGGGTGCACACGATCACTCTGGCCTCCCCGCACAACCGCAACGCGTTGTCGCGGCCGCTGCTGACAGGGCTGCGCACGGCGCTGGGCGCCGTCGCCGCCGACGATCAGGCCCAGCTGGTCGTGCTGCGTGCCGAGGGGCCGGCGTTCTGCGCCGGTGCGGATCTCCAGGAGGCTGCCGCAGCCGACGCCGCCGCACAGGCGGCCACGTCCGACCGCATGCTCGGTGTGCTGCGCGCGATCGTGACGCTACCGGTGCCGGTGCTCGCGGTCGTGCACGGACCCGTGCGCGCCGGCGGGATCGGTCTGGTCGCCGCGTGCGATCTGGCCGTGGCGTCGGCCGACGCCACGTTCGCCGCCGGCGAGGTGCGACTCGGCCTGGCACCTGCCGTCATCTCGACCGTGGTGGTCCCCCGGCTGAGCGACCGCGACGCGTCCCTGCTGCTGCTGGGAGCCGGGACGATCGCCGCGCCGGAGGCGGCCGAGGTCGGACTGGTCACCGCCGCCGTCCCGCCGCACGACCTGGATGCGAAGGTCGCCGACGTCATCGAGCAGCTGTGTGCATCGCCCCGGCAGGGCCTGGTGGCGACCAAACGCCTGTTGAACCGGTCGCTGGTCGCCCGCATCGATGCCGACGGGCCGGCCATGGCCGAGCTGTCGGCCAATCTGTTCCAGTCCGAGGTCGCGCAGTCCCGCTTCCGACAGTTCCTCGGCGGCTGA
- a CDS encoding NAD(P)H-dependent oxidoreductase, whose product MSDMSSGGPPAQYGDLRAIYINCTLKRSPEGSHTQGLADRSIAVMEAQGVTVDQVRAVDHEIATGVWPDMTEHGWDADAWPGIFERVMAADILVLTTPIWLGQHSSVCTRVIERLYGNSHLLNDAGQYAYYGRVAGCLVTGNEDGIKHCAMGILYSLQHVGYVIPPQADAGWIGEAGPGPSYLDEGSGGPENDFTNRNTAFMTWNLLHTARMLKDAGGVPAYGNQRSEWDAGCRFDYPNPEHR is encoded by the coding sequence ATGAGTGACATGTCGAGCGGTGGGCCGCCGGCGCAGTACGGGGATCTGCGGGCGATCTACATCAACTGCACGTTGAAGCGGTCGCCGGAGGGGTCGCACACCCAGGGGTTGGCGGACCGGTCGATCGCGGTCATGGAGGCGCAGGGGGTGACCGTCGATCAGGTCCGTGCAGTCGATCATGAGATCGCGACGGGGGTGTGGCCGGACATGACCGAGCACGGCTGGGACGCCGATGCGTGGCCCGGCATCTTCGAGCGGGTGATGGCCGCCGACATCCTGGTGTTGACGACGCCGATCTGGCTGGGTCAGCACTCGTCGGTGTGCACCCGGGTGATCGAGCGGTTGTACGGCAACAGCCATCTGCTCAACGACGCCGGGCAGTACGCGTACTACGGGCGGGTGGCCGGGTGCCTGGTGACGGGCAATGAGGACGGGATCAAGCACTGCGCGATGGGCATCCTGTACTCGTTGCAGCACGTGGGGTACGTGATCCCGCCGCAGGCCGACGCGGGGTGGATCGGTGAGGCGGGTCCGGGGCCGTCGTATCTGGATGAAGGGTCGGGGGGTCCCGAGAACGACTTCACGAACCGCAACACGGCGTTCATGACGTGGAACCTGCTGCACACGGCGCGGATGCTCAAGGATGCCGGCGGCGTGCCGGCGTACGGCAACCAGCGGTCGGAGTGGGACGCGGGCTGCCGGTTCGACTACCCCAACCCCGAGCACCGCTGA
- the nudC gene encoding NAD(+) diphosphatase, with protein MTTQPLADLSLARGTVDRAARHRTDDAWLARRWSDPASRVLAVHDGSVAVDGDPPALLLVSPAEAPVDGGTLPWLLGVDDDGTAIFGIAGRPPATGRPATLREIGALLSDRDAGLMTTAVALEAWHASHGHCPRCGTATDVREAGLLRVCPVDGSLQHPRVDPAVIMAVVDDDDRLLLGHQARWPARRFSTLAGFVEPGESLEQAVVREVHEETSVAVDRMTYLGSQPWPFPRSLMVGFIAHATTTTIATDDQEIVDARWFTRQALRDAVAREDVILPPRVSIARRLIERWHGGPLDGRSAHRDG; from the coding sequence GTGACCACACAACCGTTGGCCGATCTGTCACTGGCGCGTGGCACGGTCGACCGTGCCGCCCGCCACCGCACCGACGACGCCTGGCTCGCGCGTCGCTGGAGCGATCCCGCCTCACGCGTCCTGGCGGTCCACGACGGCTCGGTCGCCGTGGACGGTGACCCGCCCGCACTGCTGCTGGTCAGCCCGGCCGAGGCGCCCGTCGACGGCGGCACCCTGCCGTGGCTGCTCGGCGTCGACGACGACGGCACGGCGATCTTCGGTATCGCCGGTCGTCCACCGGCGACAGGGCGGCCGGCCACCCTGCGCGAGATCGGCGCGCTGCTGTCGGACCGCGACGCGGGCCTGATGACCACCGCGGTCGCGCTGGAGGCGTGGCACGCGTCCCACGGTCACTGCCCCCGGTGTGGAACGGCGACCGATGTGCGCGAGGCCGGACTGCTCCGGGTCTGCCCCGTCGACGGCTCGCTGCAGCATCCTCGGGTGGACCCGGCGGTGATCATGGCCGTCGTCGACGACGACGACCGCCTGCTGCTAGGTCACCAGGCGCGGTGGCCCGCACGGCGGTTCTCGACGCTGGCCGGCTTCGTCGAGCCCGGCGAGTCGCTCGAGCAGGCCGTGGTCCGCGAGGTCCACGAGGAGACATCGGTCGCCGTGGACCGGATGACCTACCTGGGCAGCCAACCGTGGCCGTTCCCGCGCAGCCTGATGGTCGGCTTCATCGCGCACGCCACGACCACGACCATCGCGACCGACGACCAGGAGATCGTGGACGCGCGCTGGTTCACACGACAGGCGCTGCGGGACGCGGTCGCACGCGAGGACGTGATCCTGCCGCCGCGCGTGTCGATCGCGCGACGGCTGATCGAGCGCTGGCATGGTGGCCCGCTCGACGGGCGTTCCGCCCACCGCGACGGGTGA
- a CDS encoding FAD-dependent oxidoreductase, which yields MPRTATRYSALELLRRGVTGAAWPRVWRTPELRPTADVVIIGGGVHGLATAYYLAANHGITDVAVVDKGYIGGGGSGRNTAIVRSNYLTPEGVTFYDRSVALYERLSAELNFNVMFSQRGHMTLAHSDASLRTMRWRAEVNKLAGIDSEVVDASEVKRLAPPLDTSRHTRYPILGALYHPPGGIIRHDAVVWGYARAATALGIRIHQHTEVTGITVASGQVRGVTTTAGEIVAPVVVNCTAGWSSLVADMAGVRLPISTFPLQAAVTEPVRPFLPTVVVSGTVHVYVSQTDRGELVFGASVDPFTSYATRGSLTFLEGLAGHVLQLMPQLSQLRVLRQWAGLCDMTPDFSPIMGVTPVDGFLVDVGWGTYGFKAAPVAGETMAQLVATGRTPELIADFDLARFADGRLVGEKGAAAVGH from the coding sequence ATGCCACGGACAGCCACGCGGTACTCGGCGCTCGAACTGCTCCGCCGCGGCGTGACCGGGGCCGCCTGGCCGCGGGTGTGGCGCACGCCCGAGCTGCGGCCCACGGCCGACGTCGTGATCATCGGTGGCGGCGTCCACGGCCTGGCCACCGCCTACTACCTTGCCGCCAACCACGGCATCACCGACGTCGCGGTGGTCGACAAGGGCTACATAGGGGGCGGGGGGTCGGGCCGCAACACCGCGATCGTCCGCTCGAACTACCTCACGCCGGAAGGCGTCACGTTCTACGACCGCTCCGTGGCGCTGTACGAGCGGCTGTCCGCGGAGCTGAACTTCAACGTCATGTTCTCCCAGCGCGGTCACATGACGCTCGCGCACAGCGACGCATCGCTGCGCACGATGCGGTGGCGGGCGGAGGTCAACAAGCTCGCCGGCATCGACTCGGAGGTCGTCGACGCATCGGAGGTCAAGCGGCTCGCGCCGCCGTTGGACACCTCGCGCCACACCCGCTACCCGATCCTCGGCGCCCTGTACCATCCGCCCGGCGGCATCATCCGCCATGACGCCGTCGTGTGGGGCTACGCCCGCGCCGCGACGGCGCTGGGCATCCGCATCCACCAGCACACCGAGGTGACCGGCATCACGGTGGCGTCCGGCCAGGTGCGGGGCGTCACGACGACTGCGGGCGAGATCGTCGCGCCGGTCGTCGTCAACTGCACGGCCGGCTGGTCCTCGCTGGTGGCCGACATGGCCGGCGTCCGGCTGCCGATCAGCACGTTTCCCCTGCAGGCCGCGGTCACGGAGCCGGTGCGGCCGTTCCTGCCGACGGTGGTCGTGTCGGGCACAGTGCACGTCTACGTCAGCCAGACCGACCGGGGAGAGCTCGTGTTCGGCGCGTCGGTCGATCCGTTCACGTCGTACGCCACCCGCGGCAGCCTGACGTTCCTCGAAGGGCTGGCGGGCCACGTGCTGCAGCTGATGCCCCAGCTGTCGCAGTTGCGGGTGCTGCGCCAGTGGGCCGGCCTGTGCGACATGACCCCCGACTTCTCGCCGATCATGGGCGTGACACCGGTCGACGGCTTCCTGGTCGATGTCGGCTGGGGAACCTACGGCTTCAAGGCCGCTCCCGTGGCGGGCGAAACGATGGCCCAGCTGGTGGCGACCGGCAGGACGCCGGAGCTCATCGCCGACTTCGATCTCGCGCGGTTCGCCGACGGACGGCTCGTCGGCGAGAAGGGCGCGGCGGCCGTGGGGCACTGA
- a CDS encoding sarcosine oxidase subunit delta, which translates to MIELHCPNCGPRNVDEFRYIGERRVRPDPATADQVAWRTYLYLRVNPAGWTDETWLHRNGCRRYLVVERHTVSNVVRSVREAVGDATGVHARAGQPAHTDGAASPGTGA; encoded by the coding sequence GTGATCGAGCTGCACTGCCCGAACTGTGGGCCACGCAACGTCGATGAGTTCCGCTACATCGGCGAGCGGCGCGTACGACCCGATCCCGCGACCGCGGATCAGGTGGCGTGGCGCACCTACCTGTACCTGCGCGTCAACCCGGCGGGATGGACCGACGAGACCTGGCTGCACCGCAACGGCTGCCGCCGCTACCTCGTGGTCGAGCGTCACACGGTGTCCAACGTGGTCCGCAGCGTGCGTGAGGCGGTCGGCGACGCGACCGGCGTGCACGCCCGAGCCGGACAGCCGGCGCACACCGACGGCGCAGCGTCGCCAGGGACGGGCGCGTGA